A genomic segment from Aspergillus chevalieri M1 DNA, chromosome 7, nearly complete sequence encodes:
- a CDS encoding sterol desaturase family protein (COG:I;~EggNog:ENOG410Q1BZ;~InterPro:IPR006694;~PFAM:PF04116;~TransMembrane:4 (i62-81o87-106i144-162o174-195i);~go_function: GO:0005506 - iron ion binding [Evidence IEA];~go_function: GO:0016491 - oxidoreductase activity [Evidence IEA];~go_process: GO:0008610 - lipid biosynthetic process [Evidence IEA];~go_process: GO:0055114 - oxidation-reduction process [Evidence IEA]), translated as MAPPVRNPKDSMKSTWRLWDRSQWHAGHWLIEVLNVHHWDLDKEIPVHQKTDKVPYAPEPQFHVWVLFYASIPLVLHQLYINYVGHGPSRLLTFFFYMLSLEFIAVHQTHILRRVGHQIGFFDGDKHPRDGVPDVGVGKTAQTLLSVIVLRPMMLAFLSYSPRDDQGPLLSIPWVWLFFETGVYAVVLDFWYYLFHRSMHESDSLWRFHRTHHLTKHPNPLLTAYADTVQEFFDLVGVPMMTYGTMKVMGFPMGFYEWWICQQYIVFTEILGHSGLRMEATAVNPWTWLLRLCDMDLVIEDHDLHHRKGWKASHNYGKQTRVWDQLFRTWVPRVEGHRDNIDYVNTAKIPLF; from the coding sequence ATGGCTCCACCCGTGCGCAACCCGAAGGACTCGATGAAGTCCACCTGGCGTTTATGGGACCGCAGTCAATGGCATGCAGGCCACTGGCTTATAGAGGTCCTAAATGTCCACCACTGGGACCTCGATAAAGAGATCCCCGTGCACCAGAAGACAGACAAGGTCCCCTACGCCCCGGAGCCTCAGTTCCACGTGTGGGTGCTCTTCTACGCCAGCATCCCACTGGTTCTCCACCAGCTCTACATCAACTACGTCGGACACGGCCCCTCACGACTACTcaccttcttcttctataTGCTGTCGCTGGAATTCATCGCCGTCCACCAAACACACATCCTCCGGCGCGTCGGCCACCAAATCGGGTTCTTCGACGGCGACAAGCACCCCCGCGATGGTGTCCCCGATGTGGGCGTTGGCAAGACCGCGCAGACCCTCCTCTCCGTGATTGTTCTGCGTCCGATGATGCTCGCATTCCTCAGCTACAGCCCCCGCGACGACCAAGGCCCCTTACTATCAATCCCCTGGGTATGGCTTTTTTTCGAAACCGGCGTTTACGCAGTCGTGCTGGATTTCTGGTACTACCTGTTCCACCGCTCGATGCACGAGAGCGACTCGCTGTGGCGCTTCCATCGAACGCACCATCTCACCAAGCACCCGAACCCTCTCCTGACTGCGTACGCAGACACGGTGCAGGAGTTCTTCGACCTTGTCGGCGTGCCGATGATGACATACGGCACCATGAAAGTCATGGGGTTTCCGATGGGGTTTTACGAGTGGTGGATCTGCCAGCAGTATATTGTGTTCACGGAGATTCTGGGCCACAGTGGTCTGCGCATGGAGGCGACTGCTGTGAACCCGTGGACCTGGCTGTTGAGACTGTGTGATATGGACCTGGTGATTGAGGATCATGATCTTCACCATCGGAAGGGTTGGAAGGCGAGTCATAACTATGGGAAGCAGACTCGTGTTTGGGATCAGCTGTTCAGGACTTGGGTTCCTCGGGTGGAGGGACACCGGGATAACATCGACTATGTGAACACTGCGAAAATCCCTTTGTTCTAG